Proteins co-encoded in one Lasioglossum baleicum chromosome 3, iyLasBale1, whole genome shotgun sequence genomic window:
- the Eif2bepsilon gene encoding eukaryotic translation initiation factor 2B subunit epsilon isoform X2: protein MTMLMRNIGSTSHSLLRNETFLLVSDKTNNQVLHYSKLRSDEKKVKFELSWFLEHNEVEINTGHMDTHVYLCSPSVLPLFSDNFDFQTMEDFIRGVLMNEEILNSRIYWQQLNPEDYSLPIVSWNAYQILNRDILNRHSFPLTLNSIPFLNNFIHMPRSTYKHRSASLAKGCILKEDSVLCENSILGSDTSVTRSVIGQSCLIGSNVEIKDSYVLSDAKIEDNSTITNSIIFSNCVIKQAARINRCIVRPGTNVNDQTEYVDSILESKDDTVIVKRISEIDTDSDFEFFNDYHAEESDDYSKDYSSSNAGSECNSPIPDDTHIFLSEVIDSLLRGFQDKLNCDNLILEINSSRYAYDVSMSEVTYNVIKAILSLPIHYLSEKNETLNNQNYQQHLRIMVTYFEPIILNYVKTEDAQEDCLRAMEEVATSTEELLPCLQHLLHLFYDKDVLSEEKILEWYRCSDYGTNEIQNNKLIVAVEPFIRWLDEAEEDSSASESDE from the exons ATGACTATGTTGATGAGGAACATTGGCTCGACCAGCCATTCCTTATTaagaaatgaaacatttttattggttTCCGATAAAACCAATAATCAGGTTCTACACTACAGTAAATTAAGGTCCGACGAGAAGAAAGTGAAATTCGAATTGAGTTGGTTCTTGGAACATAACGAAGTTGAAATTAACACTGGCCACATGGATACCCATGTTTATCTATGTTCACCTTCCGTACTACCGCTGTTCTCCGATAATTTTGATTTTCAA ACAATGGAAGACTTTATTCGAGGAGTGCTGATGAACGAAGAAATTTTGAATTCCCGTATTTATTGGCAACAATTGAATCCTGAAGATTATAGCTTACCGATCGTATCGTGGAACGCGTACCAGATTCTTAATCGTGATATTTTAAACAGGCATAGTTTTCCGCTTACGCTGAATTCTATTCCATTTCTAAACAATTTCATTCATATGCCGCGTAGCACTTACAAACACAGAAGCGCCTCGCTCGCTAAAGGTTGCATTTTGAAGGAGGATAGCGTGCTCTGTGAGAACAGTATACTGGGAAGCGACACTTCTGTTACGAGATCTGTTATCGGTCAGAGTTGTTTAATAGGCTCTAACGTAGAAATAAAAGATTCCTACGTATTGTCGGATGCTAAGATCGAAGATAACTCTACTATCACAAAcagtataatattttcaaattgtGTTATTAAACAGGCTGCTCGAATAAACAGATGTATAGTACGTCCTGGAACAAATGTCAATGACCAAACGGAATATGTCGATTCTATATTAGAGTCGAAAGACGATACAGTTATCGTTAAAAGGATATCGGAGATTGACACGGATAGCGATTTTGAGTTCTTCAACGATTACCATGCAGAAGAATCCGACGATTATTCTAAAGACTATTCAAGCAGCAACGCAGGTTCCGAATGTAATTCGCCGATCCCAGACGATACCCACATCTTTCTATCCGAAGTTATCGATAGTTTATTAAGAGGTTTCCAAGACAAACTAAATTGCGACAACTTAATTTTGGAAATAAACTCGTCAAGATACGCGTATGACGTTAGCATGAGCGAAGTAACGTATAACGTGATTAAAGCTATACTAAGTTTACCGATCCATTACCTTTCGGAAAAGAATGAAACTTTGAATAATCAAAACTATCAGCAACACTTGAGAATTATGGTGACTTATTTCGAACCAATCATTTTAAACTACGTCAAAACAGAAGATGCTCAAGAAGACTGTTTACGTGCGATGGAAGAAGTTGCTACTTCGACCGAAGAATTATTACCATGTTTACAACATTTATTACATCTTTTTTACGATAAAGACGTATTGTCGGAAGAAAAGATTTTGGAATGGTATAGATGCAGCGATTATGGTACAAACGAGATTCAGAA